CGTCCTTCTGGGTTCCCCCGCAGGCGCAGCGGTTCTTGAGCTCCGTCGTGAGATGCCCGATGTCGATGTCCGTGGGGTCGATCCCCTCGACGATCGTCACCATCTTGCCGTAGCGCCGGGCGACCGAGTAGATCTGGATGCGCTGCTGCTCCCGCGCGATCTCCTCGCAGAC
This genomic stretch from Candidatus Thermoplasmatota archaeon harbors:
- the yciH gene encoding stress response translation initiation inhibitor YciH; this encodes MAEVCQKCGLPTEICVCEEIAREQQRIQIYSVARRYGKMVTIVEGIDPTDIDIGHLTTELKNRCACGGTQKDGKIELQGEHRQKVKQVLENMGFNAEVK